The Planktothrix agardhii NIES-204 genomic interval GTTTAATGTTGATAGTTGGGTATTGAAGTCATTGAGTGCGCCCTTTTGACTGGGACTCAGACTGTTATAGGGTACGCTTGTTAATGACTTGTATACATTGTTGTTTTGAATCGTGCTGATCCCCTGATTAACAGTAGCGAGGGCAGCATTGGCTTGAGAAAGGGGCGAATTAATTTGGGTGTTGCTATATGCACCAATTAGGGTATTAACTTTTGGCTTGAGGTCAAAGAAACCCAAGGTTTTCATCGACATCGCACCTGTGCTATCTAAGGAGAACTCAGCAATATTGGGATCTCCAAAGCCGACTGAACTCTTAAATACACCTAATGCCACATCTTGAAACACTGCTGATGAAGCACTCCAAACATTTTTCAGAGGTTGATAGGCATTCAACAAGCCATTTAACCATTCCCCTTGGAAAGCGTTGAATTCGGTGCTGGTGACGCTGGATACTTTAGCGGTGTGTTTTCCGGCGGTCGCTGTAAAACCAACACTGGAACTATTGGTTTCATTGGTGTAGTTGAGTTCAACGTTTGTTTGGAGATTACCATCGGTCAGCGCACTGATGGCGGCAGCTTCATTTCCTTGAATCCAAAGGTTGTTGCTGTTGTGTGTGTAGGTGGCGTAATTGGTTTCGCTATTGTCAAAGTCAAAAGAGGCGGCTTTTGCCGGGAGACTAGCCACTGCGCTCATTCCCACTGCGACGGAAGTGCCAATTAAGAGTTTTTTTAATGAAGTTGCCATAATCTTTTCTCCAGGAAGTAGAAGGTTTCTTTAGAATTTTTGTCTATCGGTGATGCTGAATCTGATTAAAACCGATTGGGATAGATAGGTTTGTGATTCATGTCACTTCAGACGGTGATTGTTGACTGTGTTTTTTTTAATATATTAAAGTCCCACTTTTAGGGAGGAACTTTAGCACCCTCGTTTAACAGTTAGTCTGGTGAACGCTTTGATCCAGTTGGCTTTGGGTGTTCTTGACTTTATCTATTGCTATTATAAACAATACCCGGGAAATGTCTATAAAACTTTGATGAATTTATCGTTTTTTTTGTAAAGTTAAGGTAAATCTTTAATTCGGGCTTAAATGCTATTACTAAACATCAGTAAATTTACGGAGTTAGGATTTTAAATCGGTCAGGACTTACGCAGGCACACTATATATATTGTGCAGTAAGCCAGCGAACGCTGCCAATTGTTCAAGTATTTGCGCCAGCAATATAAAATTTAGACACAAAAATTATGCTGATTGACAGATATTTAACAGTCAATATTTATGCTAAACTGATTAAGTTAATTTGGGGTGAAAAATATGTCGTTTAGCCAACTAGATTACTGCCAATATCTATTGAGCAGCCCAAACAATTATACCTTAAATAACTTAGCCAAACACTTAGAAAATGTTAGCCATGATACCATAAATCGTTACTTAACCAAAGAAAATTTCACCTCGGAATCTTTGTGGCAAAATGTCAAAAAAGATATCCAAATCAGTGAAAATAGTGCGATCATTTTTGATGATACAGTATTGGATAAAAGGTTCGGGGAAAAAATTGAATTAGTCCGTCGTCAATATAGCGGAACAGAACATCGTGTACTGTCAGGTATTGGGCTGGTTAACTGTGTTTATGTTAATCCAGAACTGGGTTTATTTTGGGTAATTGATTATCGCATATATGATCCAGAATATGATAATAAAACCAAACTAGATCATGTAGCTGATATGTTGAATAATCTGGTGACAGAAAAACAACTCCCCTTCGCAAAAGTCCTTATGGATAGCTGGTATGGGTCACAAAAACTAATGGCAATGATTGAAGAATTAGGAAAAATTTATTATTGCCCATTGAAAAAGAATCGTTTAGTAGATGACACAGGAGGAAAAGAAAAATACCAATCAATTGAAAAGTTAAACTGGTCTAATACTGAAGAAAAATCAGGGAAGTTAATCAAAATCAAAAATTTCCCTAAATCTCATAAAGTCAAGCTATTTCGGGTTATTGTTTCTACCAACAGAACGGAATATGTAGCAACTAATGACTTAACTCAAGCATCCACATTGGATACGAAAAAAACCTGTGCTATTCGCTGGAAAATAGAGGAGTTTCACCGAGAAATTAAGCAGTTAACTGGGATTGAATCTTGCCAGTGTCGTCAAGCTAGTATTCAAAGAAATCATATTGCTTGTGCCCTTTTAGTTTGGAATCAATTGAAAAGATTAGCTCATCTGACAAAGAAAACAGTCTATCAGTTAAAAGCTGAATCTTTGTCCAGTTATTTAATCAAAGAACTGAATTGTCCTTCGATAAAAATGGAACTTGTTTGATTCTTTTGGGTTTATTTTTAAATAAATAATCAGGACTTTTTAGGGTGATTGCTATTATCATTGGTATGCGATCGCCTACTTTTAGTATGCTATATATAGCGTGCTTGCGTAAGTCCTGTCGGTTTAAGGCTCCTGAATATCCGTAAATTTACTGAAAAAAACCCTGGTTCTAGGTCATATTGCCAGAGCTAGGGATGGGAAGAAAAGAGGTAGAAACTCAAACCTATCAAGGGTTAAGGTCGGGTCGAGAGGTTTGCAGAAACTCCGCAATCCGGTCTACTGCTGTTGCTAAGACGTCTGGGGGATGAACTAAGGCGAATCGGACATATCCTTCACCGGATTGGCCAAATCCTACCCCCGGAGAGGCCGCGACTCCAGTTTTTTCCACCAGTTGTTGACAGAAACCCATAGAATCCTCTGACCAGGGCTCAGGGAGTTTTGCCCAAATATAGAGGGTCGCTTCGGGTTTTGGGATATTCCAGCCAATAGTCTGCATTCGGTCAATAAAGGTATCCCGCCGCCCTGCGAAAACCGCCATATTCCGGGCAATATGATCCTGTGGCCCGGTTAAAGCTGCGATCGCTCCATTCAAAATTCCTTGATATTGGTTAAAATCAACCACTGCTTTAATCCGGCGCAAAGCCAAAATTAATTCTGCATTGCCAATCGCAAACCCCACCCGAAAGCCCCCCATATTATAGGACTTAGAAAAAGTAAAGAACTCAATGGAAACGGTTTTATTGGGATCGGCTTGTAAAATAGATGGGGCTAATTCGGCAATGGTTTGTTCTCCCTGGGGAAAGACAAAATCCATATAGGGGAAATCGTGAACTAACACTAAATCATGGTTTTGGCAAAATGTAACAGCCTTCTGGAAAAAGGATAAAGGAGCCGTGGCGGAGGTGGGATTATGGGGATAACTCAAGACCATCATCCGAGATTGTTTTAATACGGTTTCGGGAATATCCTCAAACAGAGGTAAAAAGTCATTTTCCGTGACTAAGGGCATCGGATACATTTGACCTCCGGCTAAATAGACCCCGCCCAGATGGGAGGGATAACCCGGATCTTGGAGTAGGGCAAAATCACCTGGATTGAGAATGGCCAGGGGAAGATGGGCCGTTCCTTCCTGGGAACCAATTAATTGTAAAACCTCGGTTTCGGGATCAAGGGTAATACCATAACGATTGCTATACCACTGGGCTACGGTTTCTCGAAACTCCTGAGTATTGCGAAATAATAGATAACCATGGGTACTTGGATCGGATAAAGATTCTTGGATCGGTTGAATAATATGATCAGAAACTGGTAAATCTGAAGAACCCAGGGATAAATCAATTAAGTCTTGTCCTGCCAATATTGCTTTGGATTTGGCTCGATCCATATCAGCAAAAACATTAGAGCGTAGTAGGTCTAAACGATTAGCAAATTTCATAATCAATTACAAAAAAAGGGGGGTTAAAGTTCCTAAGTTCTACCTAGGATTATTATAGACTTAATAGCCACCTAAATAATAAGCATAATCAGGTTTTTTAAGAGCTTTAAAAACTTTTTTTCCCGATAAAATCATAAATACAAATCCACCTGCTATTAAACCAAAAACAGTAAAAAAGACGGAAATTGTATGGGCTAAAGTGTAACCGACTACAATATTCACAAGCAAAGCAATAATTAATGTTCTAAAAATAGCAAAACCTTGATTTAAACTAAATAAAATTAATCCATTAAATAAACCCAGAACAAAGAAAAAATAGCCTAAACAGCCCCATAGTGCTTGCATTATTTCTGGTTGTGTCCAATTGTCGGGTCTAAGAATACCCACAGTCAGAAAAACCGATAGCCCAAAAAATATTATTGCCATGATAATTGCTAACCAATAAAGGAAAAATAACCTAGAGGAAAATTTAGCTAAATTATGAACGGTTAAAATTTTAGATTTACTATACCAATAACTAATAAATATATATCCCAAATACTGCACTAATGGCACTAATATTAAGAAATTTAGCAAGGCTAAATCCATGCCTTTTTGATATTTCATATCTATAGCAAACAGTAACCCAGAAGCAGGATTAATGGTTAAACCCGCCACAATACGGTCAGCAAAAATAAAACTAAAATAGGCTAATCCATAGCCAAAATAAGGGGACATTAAATATACTACCGCACTGAGGCGAGGTAATTGAACGGGAGAACCAGTATCCGTATCTTTGTGTTTAATAAACCAAAATAAAACCAATCCAATAACCACTAATAAGCCGACAAACATTGCCCATATTTGTGCGATTAATGTGCCTAAACCCAACTGTAATCTTAAAAATAGAAACAATACACTTAACCCAATTAAAACTAATGGCCCGCTCCATCGGGATAGAATGGAAAGAACGGCTAAAAACATCCATAAAATGCTGAGTAACAGGTAGTAAAATACAGCAATGATGATATAATTATCGGCAAATAAGCTTCGATAAAATCCAAACCATAGGCCGAAGAATCCCAGAAAAATAGTTGTAATAATTCCCAAGGATAATAGGGAAGTAGAAACTCGTTGGGCTTGATGAATTTCACCTAATGTCATATAGAATAGACCTCGGCGACTAATCATTTGCACGAATCCACCTGCTGTGGTCAGACTAGCCATGGTTACTATTGTAAAAAGTGAAGCTAATTCCGGTGATATTACCTGCTTTTTTTCTCCAATACCGAGATATTCCATTGCTAACATCATAATCAACGGCAGGGCATAAACAAAACTTTGAGAAAATTCATTAATAAAAGTTAGAATTTGATATGATATTGTTTTCCAAATATCATCTTTTTTTGTTGGTTTTGGAGAAACGGGTGCATTGTTCAAATATTCATAAACATACTGACCCAAATCCCTAGCATTATCAAAACCAAATTCTGCTCTGATAATTCTATCTGTATAACCAAGGGATTCAATAATAGCAGTGGCTTGCCAATAGTTAGCTAAATGAGGACTAATTTCTTGGACAGCATTAATTAATTCTTGTAGCTTTTCATCGGGATTAATCATAATTTTAATGTTTCAAAACTTCCACTTCCTGTAGCTGGTTTTCTAAATCGGAAACAGGTTGATTTATGAGTCGATAATAACTCTCTAAATGTAAATCTAAAAACCGCCTTTGAGTAAATAAATCCAAGGCGCGATCGCAAGCTCGTTGACCAAATTGGCGACGTTCAGTTTCCGGTAATTCTAATAACTTGAGAATGGCAGCGGCTAACTCTGGGGGGCGACCAGCTTTGACCATTAACCCGGTATCTCCCAGGGCTTCACTGACTCCCCCGACGTCAGTAGAAACAATCGTAGCACCAGACAACATTGCCTCAATCACAGCATAGGGAAACCCTTCCGAAATACTAGACATGGCTACCACATCAGCTTCACTATAAGCACGCCAAGGTTCACTGGTAAAACCCGCAAAGTTGATATTTTTTTCAATCCCATATTTTTCTACCCGTCTTAAACATTCAGCATAATATCCCTCATCGGATGCTTTGCCATAAAAACGAAATTCCACATTGGGAATTTTATCCCGCACAATTGCAGCAGCTTCAATTAAATCTAACTGACCTTTTAAGGGAAAAATTAAACCCATATTCATCACCTGGGGGCGTTCTTTTTGCACTGGAGGTGTAGGATGAAATTGTTCCGGGTCTGCACCATTGTAGATAACTTTTATGTTTTCAGGAGGTACTCCCCACCATTTTTCCCAACGAGCATTATATTCACAAACTGGTGAAACTTGATCGGCAAAATGATAGTTAAGTCTGACCACAGCTTCCACAACTTTATAGAGAAATCGGCGCACAAACACCGAAGGAATACTACGGTTAAGATTAAGATATTGTTCACGAATATTAATCCCATGTTCAGTTAATAGATAGGGAGTTCCCCGTTCCAATTTGGCAATCACGCAGGGTAAACCACAAAATGCCGCGGCTGAGGAATGGGTGATATCTGTGTGGGGAACCGGAATATTAATTGCCAGGAAAAAACGATAAAGTAAACGGATTGCTTCAGCTAATTCATTAATAGTTGGTTCAACTCGCTCCGATTCAATTTGCCAGTTACTACAGGCTAACTGTTGATAAACTGACCAGACTGAGGCGGACATCATGGTTATATGGTAGTCATAATGTAGAAAGTATTTATGAATATCTAACAGTAGTTCGCCCAATTGATTGATGTCTAAATCTTCAAAAAGAATAGCTTGTATAAATTTCTCAAACCTGGGTAAAAATTGAGTGGCGATGACTTTTGGGGTCGTCTGAAATTTACTTCTAATTGCATTAGAAAATGGCGAATGCCAAGAATATTCAACCGGGTCATCTATTCCCCATAGAGGCAATTTTACAACTTGTTTAACATTGGCTGATAAGTTATATCGTAGGGGGAGGTAAGGGTTGGCAACAATGGCAAACAGTTTAAAATCAATTTCTGGGAGTTCTTGGGTTAAGACATGACACCAGGTACTCACCCCGCCTTTGTGGAAGGGATAAGTACCTTCAGTGGTCAAGAGTACAGAAGGGCGGTTTCGGCTCATTGAGGGGATGAATTTTTTACGGCATAGTCATTATAATTTAGATTCCCCCTAAGTTTTGCTGATCAGAGAAATAAACTGTGGCTAACTGACCCGCCAGCAAGTCATTCTTAGTATTTTTAAACTGTAAAATAACTTGATGGTTCAGGTCTTCCGAAGGCAAAGGATTAATTCTCGCAACCGTAGCTTCAAATTCCTGGGTTTTGCCTCCCCCGCCGATTTCGACAATCGCCTT includes:
- a CDS encoding glycosyl transferase group 1, with amino-acid sequence MSRNRPSVLLTTEGTYPFHKGGVSTWCHVLTQELPEIDFKLFAIVANPYLPLRYNLSANVKQVVKLPLWGIDDPVEYSWHSPFSNAIRSKFQTTPKVIATQFLPRFEKFIQAILFEDLDINQLGELLLDIHKYFLHYDYHITMMSASVWSVYQQLACSNWQIESERVEPTINELAEAIRLLYRFFLAINIPVPHTDITHSSAAAFCGLPCVIAKLERGTPYLLTEHGINIREQYLNLNRSIPSVFVRRFLYKVVEAVVRLNYHFADQVSPVCEYNARWEKWWGVPPENIKVIYNGADPEQFHPTPPVQKERPQVMNMGLIFPLKGQLDLIEAAAIVRDKIPNVEFRFYGKASDEGYYAECLRRVEKYGIEKNINFAGFTSEPWRAYSEADVVAMSSISEGFPYAVIEAMLSGATIVSTDVGGVSEALGDTGLMVKAGRPPELAAAILKLLELPETERRQFGQRACDRALDLFTQRRFLDLHLESYYRLINQPVSDLENQLQEVEVLKH
- a CDS encoding succinyldiaminopimelate transaminase, which produces MKFANRLDLLRSNVFADMDRAKSKAILAGQDLIDLSLGSSDLPVSDHIIQPIQESLSDPSTHGYLLFRNTQEFRETVAQWYSNRYGITLDPETEVLQLIGSQEGTAHLPLAILNPGDFALLQDPGYPSHLGGVYLAGGQMYPMPLVTENDFLPLFEDIPETVLKQSRMMVLSYPHNPTSATAPLSFFQKAVTFCQNHDLVLVHDFPYMDFVFPQGEQTIAELAPSILQADPNKTVSIEFFTFSKSYNMGGFRVGFAIGNAELILALRRIKAVVDFNQYQGILNGAIAALTGPQDHIARNMAVFAGRRDTFIDRMQTIGWNIPKPEATLYIWAKLPEPWSEDSMGFCQQLVEKTGVAASPGVGFGQSGEGYVRFALVHPPDVLATAVDRIAEFLQTSRPDLNP